One window of the Desmospora activa DSM 45169 genome contains the following:
- a CDS encoding RNA-binding S4 domain-containing protein has protein sequence MRLDKFLKVSRLVKRRTLAKEVCDQGRVEVNGHTAKAGTNVAVGDELLIRFGNQSLRVRVTSLRETTRKAEAGELYELLETIPRERAEGNG, from the coding sequence ATGCGTCTGGATAAGTTTTTAAAGGTTTCCCGTCTGGTGAAAAGGCGCACACTGGCCAAAGAGGTTTGCGATCAGGGCCGGGTTGAGGTCAATGGACACACCGCGAAGGCGGGTACAAACGTGGCGGTGGGCGATGAGTTGCTAATCCGCTTCGGCAACCAATCCCTGCGGGTACGGGTTACTTCTCTGCGGGAGACGACCCGCAAAGCGGAAGCGGGAGAGCTGTACGAACTGCTGGAAACGATTCCGCGGGAGAGGGCCGAGGGCAACGGGTAA
- a CDS encoding putative polysaccharide biosynthesis protein has protein sequence MTAGKQSFIKGAAILGLAAFFTKLLGAVYRIPYQNITGNEGMFVYQQVYPLYSTLLILATAGFPIAISKLVSERLAQGDTVGAKRIFRVTATLLSVTGCLFFLLLFLTAPIIATWMGSREMLTLPIRAVSFALLVVPLMSVIRGYFQGHQNMTPTASSQVAEQSVRVATILLLAWWLTSTGAGVVYAGAGAVFGAFTGAVAGLVVLLFYWGRNRRIEKQLAAEKPVAAPPKEAESPWSIFKSLMVLSIPISVGALVLPLLSLVDSFTVANLLEQAGFTTAEAIDGKGVYDRGQPLIQFASFFATALSLSIVPAVAEALIRGDERKVRDRSTLAMRLTLLMGLPAAVGLAVVAGPTNVMLYKDDAGTAALVILAFTALFSTLGMTSSGILQGVGQVRLPARNLLIGVGVKLGLNLLLIPLWDIRGAAIATVTGYAVAATLNLIALRGRLGQVFYLRRTGLAIFVATTLMVIATVGTMKGITVLTVGWESTRLAMTAVSLSGVAAGALVYGAAVLMLGAMERQELERIPKIGPKLVGLLDQYGWNRKGRSRNAG, from the coding sequence ATGACAGCGGGGAAACAGTCATTTATAAAAGGAGCCGCCATTTTGGGACTGGCCGCTTTTTTCACAAAGCTGCTGGGGGCGGTTTATCGCATCCCGTATCAGAATATCACTGGAAACGAGGGGATGTTTGTTTATCAACAAGTGTATCCCCTTTACAGTACACTGTTGATTCTGGCGACGGCGGGATTTCCTATCGCCATTTCTAAGTTGGTGTCGGAACGGCTGGCCCAGGGTGACACCGTAGGGGCCAAACGCATATTTCGGGTGACGGCCACTCTGTTGAGTGTAACAGGCTGTCTCTTTTTTCTGCTGTTGTTTTTGACGGCTCCCATTATCGCTACTTGGATGGGTAGTCGAGAAATGCTGACATTGCCGATTCGGGCGGTCTCCTTCGCTTTATTGGTGGTGCCGTTAATGTCGGTGATCAGGGGATATTTTCAGGGTCACCAAAATATGACTCCCACCGCCTCTTCTCAGGTTGCGGAACAGAGTGTACGGGTGGCTACCATCTTGCTGTTGGCCTGGTGGTTGACGTCGACAGGGGCCGGTGTCGTCTATGCCGGAGCGGGTGCGGTATTTGGCGCTTTCACCGGTGCGGTTGCCGGTCTGGTGGTGCTTTTATTTTACTGGGGGCGCAATCGGCGCATTGAAAAGCAGTTGGCGGCGGAGAAGCCGGTAGCGGCGCCACCGAAGGAAGCGGAGTCGCCATGGTCCATTTTTAAAAGTTTAATGGTACTCTCCATTCCAATCTCCGTCGGTGCATTGGTGTTACCGCTCTTATCCTTGGTCGATTCCTTTACCGTGGCCAATCTGTTGGAGCAGGCCGGGTTTACCACGGCTGAAGCGATCGATGGCAAAGGGGTATATGATCGGGGACAGCCGCTGATCCAGTTTGCCTCCTTTTTCGCCACTGCTCTCTCCCTTTCCATCGTTCCGGCTGTAGCGGAAGCGCTGATCCGAGGGGATGAGCGAAAGGTGCGGGATCGATCCACACTGGCGATGCGGCTGACACTGTTGATGGGATTGCCAGCAGCGGTGGGGCTGGCGGTAGTGGCGGGGCCCACCAATGTGATGTTGTATAAGGATGATGCCGGTACCGCAGCGTTGGTTATATTAGCGTTTACTGCTCTCTTTTCCACTTTGGGTATGACCTCTTCCGGCATTTTGCAAGGGGTGGGGCAAGTACGGTTACCGGCACGCAATCTCCTGATCGGAGTAGGGGTGAAGCTAGGGCTCAATCTGCTCCTGATACCACTGTGGGATATTCGTGGTGCCGCCATTGCCACTGTAACGGGATATGCGGTGGCTGCGACTCTTAATCTGATTGCGCTGCGAGGGCGCTTAGGGCAGGTTTTTTACCTGCGTCGGACAGGCTTAGCCATATTTGTTGCCACCACTCTGATGGTGATCGCCACCGTGGGAACGATGAAAGGGATCACGGTTTTAACGGTAGGATGGGAATCCACCCGACTCGCTATGACCGCTGTCTCCTTGAGCGGTGTGGCCGCTGGTGCTCTTGTATATGGGGCGGCGGTGTTGATGTTGGGGGCGATGGAACGACAGGAACTGGAGCGGATTCCGAAAATCGGCCCTAAACTGGTAGGATTGTTGGATCAATATGGTTGGAACAGAAAAGGGAGGAGTCGCAATGCCGGGTAA
- a CDS encoding TrkH family potassium uptake protein, with protein sequence MKLSILKLTPVQLLVLIYFSAILLSSILLFLPAAHRPGVEVSYLDALFTAATAITVTGLTVVNTAETYSTTGHVMLMVMLQFGGIGFMTLGTFLWMATGQRIGIMRRRMIMLDQNQLDLAGLVRLMRDILLISLLIEAVGALLLGLYFYFVLDYGSDAFLYGLFSSLSAFTNGGLDIFGNSLEDFSQDYFVQVVHMLLILGGVIGFPVLVEVKEWFASPNRKQFRFSLFTKLTVTTHFALIAISVIVFTALESQRFYSTMPWHEAFFYSLFNAITARSGGLATMDLNEYSLPSQLFLSFMMFIGASPSSVGGGIRTTTLAVVLLAIFCYARGQNHIRLFGRELMEEDVRKASVVFATGAIIVAVAVLVVMVEQPQHSMIKVVFEVCSAFGTTGLSLGLSPELSAAGKLTIIAIMFMGRIGILLLLFLIRKERPPASFHYPRERVIIG encoded by the coding sequence ATGAAGCTGTCAATTCTGAAACTTACACCCGTTCAATTGCTTGTCCTTATTTACTTTTCCGCTATTCTCCTCTCCAGTATCCTGTTGTTCTTGCCGGCGGCCCACCGCCCCGGAGTGGAGGTCTCCTATCTGGATGCGCTGTTCACCGCTGCCACCGCCATCACCGTGACGGGGTTGACGGTAGTAAATACCGCTGAAACCTACAGCACCACCGGCCATGTTATGTTGATGGTGATGCTTCAATTTGGCGGAATCGGTTTTATGACTCTGGGTACTTTTTTATGGATGGCGACGGGACAACGCATCGGAATTATGCGCCGGCGTATGATTATGTTGGACCAAAACCAGCTGGATCTGGCCGGATTGGTGCGCCTGATGCGCGATATTTTGTTGATATCCCTGTTAATTGAAGCCGTCGGTGCTCTGTTGTTAGGCTTATATTTTTATTTTGTGCTCGATTATGGCAGCGATGCGTTTTTATATGGGTTGTTTAGCTCTTTATCCGCCTTTACCAACGGTGGGCTCGATATCTTTGGCAATTCGTTGGAAGACTTTTCACAGGACTATTTTGTTCAAGTGGTACACATGTTATTGATTCTAGGGGGAGTCATTGGATTCCCTGTGTTGGTGGAAGTAAAAGAGTGGTTTGCCAGCCCTAATCGAAAGCAATTCCGCTTTTCTCTGTTTACCAAACTGACGGTAACCACGCATTTTGCTTTAATCGCCATCAGCGTCATCGTATTTACCGCCCTGGAATCCCAGCGCTTTTACTCCACCATGCCGTGGCATGAAGCCTTCTTTTATTCATTGTTTAACGCCATCACTGCTCGCAGCGGCGGTTTGGCCACCATGGATTTAAATGAATACTCACTTCCGTCTCAGCTCTTTCTCTCCTTTATGATGTTTATCGGAGCCAGCCCCTCCAGTGTAGGCGGCGGCATCCGCACGACCACCCTGGCGGTGGTGCTGCTGGCGATTTTCTGCTATGCCCGCGGTCAAAACCATATCCGCCTGTTTGGGCGGGAATTGATGGAGGAGGATGTGCGCAAGGCTTCCGTCGTCTTTGCCACCGGTGCGATCATCGTCGCTGTTGCCGTGTTGGTGGTAATGGTGGAACAACCGCAGCACAGCATGATTAAAGTGGTGTTTGAAGTTTGTTCCGCCTTTGGCACCACCGGCCTCTCTCTCGGATTGTCGCCGGAATTATCGGCAGCGGGTAAACTAACCATAATCGCCATTATGTTTATGGGGCGGATCGGCATTTTGCTGTTGTTGTTCCTTATCCGCAAGGAGCGCCCTCCGGCTTCCTTCCATTATCCGCGGGAACGGGTAATTATCGGGTAA
- a CDS encoding HU family DNA-binding protein gives MNKHELITRISEKSGMTKKDVESVLNGFMDEVTDALGSGNKVQLIGFGTFETRKRSQRNGRNPQTGDTITIPASTIPAFKAGSRLKGAVK, from the coding sequence ATGAACAAACATGAATTGATTACGCGCATTTCCGAAAAAAGTGGCATGACCAAAAAAGATGTGGAATCCGTGTTAAATGGATTTATGGATGAAGTGACGGATGCTCTTGGCTCTGGCAACAAAGTACAATTGATCGGTTTCGGCACTTTTGAAACGCGCAAACGTTCCCAGCGTAACGGTCGCAACCCACAAACCGGTGACACCATCACCATTCCCGCATCTACCATTCCCGCTTTTAAAGCAGGAAGCCGCTTAAAGGGAGCAGTGAAGTAA
- a CDS encoding FtsB family cell division protein translates to MVDRNRGNVVSFRSSRSSNEGQKAVVRKPLPRHVRRRRWIWLIAMLAFFFWSGSELIGQSMEVHERKTALAQSREEVQALQAEQRGLQEDVRRLQNEEYLLELARKLGYALPGEEVVDLDLHGN, encoded by the coding sequence ATGGTTGATCGAAATCGCGGCAATGTCGTGTCTTTCCGTTCTTCCCGGTCATCCAATGAGGGTCAAAAAGCGGTCGTCAGAAAACCTTTGCCCCGCCATGTGCGCCGGCGCCGTTGGATATGGCTCATCGCGATGTTAGCGTTTTTCTTTTGGAGCGGATCGGAGCTGATTGGCCAATCCATGGAGGTTCATGAACGGAAAACGGCGTTGGCGCAGAGTAGAGAAGAGGTACAAGCTTTACAGGCGGAGCAGAGGGGATTACAGGAAGATGTACGGCGACTGCAAAATGAGGAGTATCTGCTGGAATTGGCCCGCAAGCTGGGTTATGCTTTGCCGGGAGAAGAAGTGGTAGATTTAGATTTGCATGGAAACTGA
- the mazG gene encoding nucleoside triphosphate pyrophosphohydrolase → MPGKITVVGLGAGDVENLPLGTFRLLTSDRRIWLRTKEHPGVAWLQGEGMKADTFDDVYEEESDFSAVYRRIVDTLLTEAAGGAEVVYAVPGHPLVAESTVRQLLEQGERVGVTVEIKGGGSFLDPAFTVLALDPLEGFQLLDGTALDAKKIEPNQHLLIAQVYDRGVASEVKLTLMEVLPDDHPVQVVSAAGVPGMEQVERMPLWELDRADRFGNLTTVYVPPVVAQDARLRRFSHLEEIIARLRAPDGCPWDRKQTHESLRPYLLEESYEFLEAVAESDPEAMADELGDVLLQVLLHSQIAREEGTFDIGDVIANLAEKMIRRHPHVFGDATAKNATDVKQKWEEIKQEERAGKLQADSILAGIPSTFPALARAHQLQKKAAKVGFDWPDIAGVRAKVAEELQELEAAENPVHQEEELGDLLFTVVAMARFVERDPEQALLAACRKFERRFRRVEEAARQAGRPLDFCTLEELDAWWEQAKMEEAQ, encoded by the coding sequence ATGCCGGGTAAGATCACGGTCGTTGGTTTAGGAGCGGGAGATGTGGAGAACCTGCCTTTAGGCACATTTCGCTTGCTTACCTCGGATCGACGCATCTGGCTCAGAACAAAAGAACATCCCGGCGTCGCCTGGTTGCAAGGCGAAGGGATGAAGGCGGACACCTTCGATGATGTGTATGAGGAAGAGTCGGATTTTTCCGCGGTATATCGTCGCATCGTCGACACATTGTTGACGGAAGCGGCAGGCGGGGCTGAGGTAGTATATGCCGTTCCCGGTCATCCACTGGTGGCGGAATCCACGGTACGTCAACTGTTGGAGCAGGGGGAACGAGTAGGGGTGACCGTTGAGATCAAAGGTGGAGGTAGCTTTTTGGACCCTGCTTTTACCGTGTTAGCGCTGGATCCTCTGGAAGGATTTCAATTGCTGGATGGGACTGCTCTGGATGCAAAGAAAATTGAACCGAATCAGCATCTGTTGATTGCCCAAGTATACGATCGTGGGGTTGCATCCGAGGTGAAGCTTACCTTGATGGAAGTTCTCCCCGATGATCATCCCGTTCAGGTAGTTTCCGCCGCTGGCGTACCCGGTATGGAACAGGTGGAGAGGATGCCCTTGTGGGAACTGGATCGCGCGGATCGCTTCGGCAATTTAACGACGGTTTACGTGCCACCGGTGGTGGCGCAAGATGCCCGTCTACGCCGTTTTTCCCACCTGGAGGAGATTATCGCCCGCCTGCGTGCTCCAGATGGTTGTCCCTGGGATCGCAAACAGACCCATGAGAGTTTACGTCCTTATCTGTTGGAAGAATCGTATGAATTTCTGGAAGCAGTGGCTGAGAGTGATCCGGAAGCGATGGCGGATGAGTTGGGTGATGTGCTGTTACAGGTGCTTCTTCACTCTCAGATTGCACGTGAAGAGGGTACATTTGATATCGGAGATGTGATTGCCAATCTAGCGGAGAAAATGATCCGCCGCCATCCCCATGTTTTTGGTGATGCCACAGCGAAAAATGCGACTGATGTCAAACAAAAATGGGAAGAGATCAAACAGGAGGAACGTGCGGGTAAGCTACAGGCGGATTCCATCTTGGCCGGTATTCCCTCTACTTTTCCCGCTTTGGCTCGGGCGCATCAATTGCAAAAAAAAGCGGCCAAAGTGGGATTTGATTGGCCCGATATCGCTGGTGTTCGTGCAAAAGTGGCGGAGGAACTGCAGGAATTGGAGGCAGCGGAGAATCCTGTTCATCAGGAGGAGGAATTGGGTGATCTCCTATTCACTGTGGTGGCGATGGCTCGGTTTGTGGAGCGGGACCCGGAACAGGCGCTGCTTGCCGCTTGCCGTAAGTTTGAACGCCGCTTCCGCCGGGTGGAAGAAGCAGCCCGACAGGCAGGACGGCCGCTGGATTTCTGCACATTGGAAGAGCTGGACGCCTGGTGGGAACAGGCCAAAATGGAGGAGGCCCAGTAA
- a CDS encoding DUF402 domain-containing protein — MDVTIKKIKFTTINKTYTEKVRDWHGRHLFATQYPNPDGKRIFLTYYFVKKGYTISKVFQKSGEFLYYYCDVMEMRQVGRLRYVMVDLLLDMIVYPDGRYHLIDVDEFAEAIEKGQLKRRQQVHSLKTLDKMIQLQTNRSFIPKILQEARMFPLTDSSQQRR; from the coding sequence GTGGATGTAACCATCAAAAAAATAAAATTTACGACGATCAACAAGACCTATACGGAAAAGGTCCGAGACTGGCACGGCCGCCATCTGTTTGCCACCCAGTATCCCAACCCCGACGGGAAACGGATCTTTCTCACCTATTATTTCGTTAAAAAGGGATATACCATCTCCAAGGTGTTCCAAAAGTCCGGGGAATTCCTCTATTATTACTGTGACGTGATGGAGATGCGGCAGGTGGGACGCTTGCGCTATGTGATGGTGGATCTCCTCTTGGATATGATCGTCTATCCTGATGGCCGCTATCATTTAATCGATGTGGATGAGTTTGCCGAAGCCATCGAAAAGGGACAGCTGAAGCGACGGCAACAAGTCCATTCCTTAAAAACCTTGGATAAGATGATTCAGCTACAGACTAACCGCTCCTTTATTCCTAAGATCCTACAGGAGGCCCGCATGTTCCCACTGACGGATTCCTCGCAACAGCGCCGATAA
- the yabP gene encoding sporulation protein YabP translates to MMEETIQGRTNHQVMMVGRNTLEVTGVVSVESFDSEEFLLHTECGYLGIRGNNLHIKNLNLEEGRVAIQGELYEMSYLDDGSARGEKTKSFLGRLFR, encoded by the coding sequence ATGATGGAGGAAACGATTCAAGGGCGAACCAATCACCAAGTGATGATGGTAGGGCGCAATACGTTGGAAGTGACCGGAGTGGTGAGCGTAGAGAGCTTTGACAGCGAAGAATTTTTGTTACACACCGAATGCGGCTATCTGGGTATCCGGGGAAATAACCTGCACATCAAGAATCTCAATCTGGAAGAAGGGCGTGTAGCCATCCAAGGGGAGCTCTATGAAATGAGCTATTTGGACGACGGCTCGGCTCGAGGCGAGAAAACAAAGAGCTTTCTGGGTAGGTTATTCCGGTGA
- the spoIIE gene encoding stage II sporulation protein E: MQRQWALFNSAMIRPFASLFSGQSMVTRWSRILGQGSVPIAVMGFLLGRAMIMDTVSPFAIAYLGVVLHLCRRQWPLAMAALVAGAATLGATQAAWIAGSLIWLLLIHKGFQWVGKGQINYAPFTVLLTGVGAHLFQLQLAGWTSYAGLMAGVDVLLSFLLTFIFVQSLPFFTQRRQKASLRHEEIICLVILVGSVVTGTLGWSIGDLSVVHVVSRYLILILALVGGGMLGASVGVVTGMILTLADTAAIIQISLLAFAGLLAGLFREGKRWGVAVGFLLGTSILSLYGSGTAQVWTSLQETVLAVLLFLITPPTITRAIARLVPGTAENETAQQEYVRRLRDVTAAKVEQFTELFSEMARSFRDEAARSHESDEGHMNQFINGVMEKSCQSCHLYRQCWEKNFVSTYRGITDLMALVELKGTDQSIKVPRSWSDHCIKGEKVLSHIQEGYDSYERDLVWRNRMKETRRLVSEQLEGVSEVMAEFAEEIRHETQVMAAQEEQIHQALEELGLSIQRVEIFNLEEGKVEIEVSMPHEDGLDECRKLVAPLLTEILGEPITVQRKVVQGRSAGAVITLGSAQRFQVKTGVAGAAKGGNWLSGDSYCYMNVGTGKYAVAVSDGMGNGNRAQEESSAALQLLRRLLQSGMKEEKAVETINSILSLRSTDEMFATIDLAMVDLNSARSRFLKIGSTPGFVKRGNDVHMVSAGNPPLGILRDIEVEPVDYQLETGDLLVMVTDGIYDAPRHAANKEACMKRLIGEIDTKDPQGFADCLLEKVIRHHGGEIDDDMTVVVAKVERHVPEWSTIRIPGIAPINRQHVAGL; the protein is encoded by the coding sequence ATGCAAAGACAATGGGCATTGTTCAATTCGGCTATGATTCGTCCTTTTGCTTCTCTCTTTTCCGGACAGTCCATGGTAACACGGTGGTCACGTATACTGGGGCAGGGGAGTGTCCCGATCGCGGTGATGGGTTTTTTATTGGGACGAGCGATGATCATGGATACGGTTTCACCTTTTGCGATCGCTTATCTGGGTGTGGTTCTCCATCTGTGTCGGCGGCAATGGCCCCTGGCGATGGCGGCGTTGGTGGCAGGGGCAGCTACACTGGGAGCGACACAGGCGGCTTGGATTGCGGGGAGTCTGATCTGGTTGTTGTTAATTCATAAAGGATTTCAATGGGTGGGGAAGGGACAAATCAACTACGCCCCTTTTACCGTGTTGCTTACCGGCGTCGGGGCCCACCTGTTTCAACTTCAATTGGCGGGATGGACTTCTTATGCTGGATTGATGGCCGGGGTGGACGTACTGTTAAGCTTTCTGTTGACGTTTATCTTTGTGCAGTCGCTCCCTTTTTTCACGCAGCGACGGCAGAAGGCGTCCTTACGCCATGAGGAGATTATCTGTCTGGTGATTCTGGTGGGCTCGGTTGTGACGGGCACCCTCGGGTGGAGCATCGGGGATCTGTCGGTGGTCCATGTCGTTTCTCGTTATCTGATCTTGATCTTAGCATTAGTAGGCGGTGGGATGTTGGGAGCATCGGTGGGGGTCGTCACGGGGATGATTCTCACCCTTGCGGATACGGCGGCCATCATCCAAATCTCCTTGCTAGCCTTTGCCGGATTATTGGCGGGTTTGTTTCGGGAAGGGAAGCGCTGGGGAGTCGCCGTCGGGTTTTTGTTGGGAACCTCGATCCTCTCCCTCTACGGCAGTGGGACGGCACAGGTGTGGACTTCTCTGCAGGAAACAGTGTTGGCGGTGCTGCTGTTTTTAATCACCCCACCAACGATTACCCGTGCGATTGCACGGCTGGTGCCTGGTACGGCGGAAAATGAAACGGCGCAACAGGAATATGTACGGCGGCTGCGGGATGTAACGGCCGCCAAAGTGGAACAGTTTACTGAGTTGTTTTCAGAGATGGCCCGCAGTTTTCGGGATGAAGCAGCGCGTTCCCATGAGAGTGATGAAGGCCATATGAATCAATTTATTAACGGTGTAATGGAAAAATCATGCCAATCCTGCCATCTTTATCGGCAGTGCTGGGAGAAGAACTTTGTTTCCACTTATCGCGGGATAACGGATTTAATGGCACTGGTGGAGTTAAAGGGAACGGATCAATCGATCAAAGTACCCCGCTCCTGGTCGGATCATTGCATTAAGGGGGAAAAAGTGCTCTCCCACATACAGGAGGGTTACGACTCCTATGAACGGGATCTTGTGTGGCGCAACCGCATGAAAGAGACGCGGCGGCTGGTGTCGGAGCAACTGGAGGGCGTCTCCGAAGTGATGGCGGAATTTGCAGAGGAGATTCGGCATGAGACGCAAGTGATGGCGGCGCAGGAGGAGCAGATTCACCAAGCGTTGGAGGAGTTGGGGTTGTCCATACAACGGGTGGAGATTTTTAACCTTGAGGAAGGAAAAGTGGAAATTGAGGTAAGTATGCCGCATGAAGACGGTCTGGATGAATGTCGCAAATTGGTGGCACCACTATTGACGGAGATCCTGGGTGAGCCAATCACCGTTCAGCGCAAAGTGGTGCAAGGTCGATCAGCTGGTGCCGTCATCACACTGGGCTCGGCACAGCGATTCCAGGTGAAGACGGGGGTAGCTGGAGCAGCCAAAGGGGGGAATTGGCTCTCCGGTGACAGCTATTGCTATATGAATGTTGGCACTGGTAAATATGCAGTCGCTGTCAGCGACGGTATGGGCAATGGCAACCGCGCCCAGGAAGAATCAAGTGCAGCGTTGCAGTTGTTGCGCCGTTTGCTACAGTCTGGGATGAAGGAAGAGAAGGCGGTGGAGACGATCAATTCCATTTTGAGCCTTCGTTCCACCGATGAGATGTTTGCCACTATCGATCTGGCCATGGTTGATTTAAACAGTGCCCGTTCTCGCTTTTTAAAGATTGGTTCCACTCCTGGCTTTGTGAAACGGGGGAACGATGTGCATATGGTTTCAGCTGGCAATCCACCCCTGGGAATATTGCGGGATATTGAGGTGGAACCGGTGGATTATCAACTGGAAACGGGGGATCTGTTGGTGATGGTAACCGATGGCATCTACGATGCACCCCGCCATGCGGCCAATAAAGAGGCGTGCATGAAGCGATTGATCGGGGAGATTGACACCAAAGATCCGCAAGGGTTCGCCGATTGCCTGCTGGAAAAAGTGATCCGTCACCATGGTGGGGAGATCGACGATGATATGACTGTGGTTGTGGCCAAAGTAGAGCGTCATGTGCCGGAGTGGTCGACCATTCGCATTCCCGGCATCGCCCCCATCAACCGGCAGCATGTGGCGGGATTGTGA
- a CDS encoding exo-beta-N-acetylmuramidase NamZ family protein, with product MKRWLGMVLAFVLIFSLIGTHSADGKQEQKKGKGSVKTGLEILLENPDRYKGKRVGLIANPTAMTTGYDHALDAMLEKGIQVTHVYGPEHGVRGTEQAGDVPGSYEDPRTGLPFVNLYGKQPQEMVALFAEVDVLIFDIQDVGSRFYTYIYTMAYAMEAAALADKPFIVLDRPNPIGGDKVEGPVLDPAYRSFVGLFPIPQRHGMTVGELAYLFNEEFLPQSGAQSVDLQVIQMKGWKRGSHYQDTGLPWVLPSPNMPTLETALVYPGTGMIEGTNLSEGRGTTRPFELVGAPYIKGWELTEALNQQNLPGVSFREAYFNPTFSKYQGENVGGVQLHIEDPKTFDPILTGLTIMQETKRLYPKEFQWRQDADSSYWIDKLTGSERVRTEIDRGTFARKIVEQWEAELNQFKKLRQQYLLYSP from the coding sequence GTGAAACGCTGGTTGGGCATGGTGTTGGCCTTTGTATTAATCTTCAGCTTGATCGGAACCCACAGTGCAGACGGAAAACAGGAGCAGAAGAAAGGAAAAGGAAGCGTGAAAACCGGTCTTGAAATCCTGTTGGAAAATCCGGATCGATATAAAGGGAAGCGGGTAGGCCTGATCGCCAATCCGACGGCGATGACGACCGGATATGATCACGCTTTGGATGCGATGTTGGAGAAAGGAATCCAGGTCACCCACGTATATGGCCCGGAACATGGGGTGCGCGGTACGGAGCAGGCCGGGGATGTTCCTGGTTCCTATGAAGATCCGCGAACCGGCCTTCCCTTTGTCAATCTATACGGCAAGCAGCCGCAAGAGATGGTGGCGCTATTTGCAGAAGTAGATGTGCTCATCTTTGATATTCAGGATGTAGGGAGCCGCTTTTATACCTATATCTATACGATGGCGTATGCGATGGAGGCGGCTGCTTTAGCGGACAAACCTTTTATCGTCTTGGATCGGCCCAATCCCATCGGCGGGGATAAAGTGGAAGGACCGGTGCTGGATCCCGCTTATCGTTCCTTTGTCGGTCTGTTTCCAATCCCACAACGGCACGGCATGACCGTCGGCGAGCTAGCTTATCTGTTCAATGAGGAATTTCTGCCACAATCAGGAGCGCAATCGGTGGATCTACAGGTGATCCAAATGAAAGGTTGGAAACGGGGCAGCCACTATCAAGATACCGGCCTTCCTTGGGTCCTTCCTTCTCCCAATATGCCAACACTGGAGACGGCCTTAGTCTACCCGGGAACGGGGATGATTGAAGGAACCAACTTGTCAGAGGGAAGGGGAACCACTCGACCCTTTGAATTAGTGGGAGCTCCTTATATTAAAGGATGGGAACTGACAGAAGCCCTCAATCAACAAAATTTGCCAGGCGTCTCTTTTCGGGAAGCGTATTTTAATCCTACTTTCTCCAAATACCAAGGAGAAAATGTCGGCGGTGTACAGCTGCATATCGAAGATCCAAAAACATTTGACCCCATTCTGACGGGATTGACGATTATGCAGGAAACAAAGCGTCTCTATCCAAAGGAGTTCCAGTGGCGTCAAGATGCCGATTCCTCTTACTGGATCGATAAATTGACCGGATCGGAGCGGGTGCGCACCGAAATCGACCGTGGGACTTTTGCACGAAAAATTGTGGAGCAGTGGGAAGCGGAATTAAATCAGTTTAAAAAGCTTCGTCAACAGTATCTTCTCTACTCGCCATGA
- the yabQ gene encoding spore cortex biosynthesis protein YabQ: MTLYTQWVTMGLMMGSGLMMGLMLDLYRVLKARFHMWGWVVSLVDLLYWAVAASMVFGLLLWSNWGELRFTVLIAIAAGWFLYYSWFSNFTIRLLRVLLSWTETLCRVILRILYVSLWLPLAALSMLLYRVGVGLFRLLRALFFRFPLWLLSPLFRWLQPLRERLAQGARPITRRLQRWKEWLRRWLSGQRNRGE, from the coding sequence GTGACACTATATACCCAATGGGTGACCATGGGTTTGATGATGGGCTCCGGTTTGATGATGGGCTTGATGTTGGATTTGTACCGGGTGTTAAAAGCTCGTTTCCATATGTGGGGCTGGGTGGTTTCCCTGGTCGATCTCCTGTATTGGGCAGTGGCCGCGAGTATGGTGTTTGGTCTGTTGCTTTGGAGCAACTGGGGGGAGCTTCGTTTTACAGTACTGATTGCGATTGCAGCCGGGTGGTTCCTTTACTATTCCTGGTTTAGCAACTTTACAATCCGTTTGCTCCGTGTGTTGCTCAGCTGGACGGAAACGTTGTGTCGCGTAATCCTGCGGATCTTATATGTCAGTTTGTGGCTGCCCTTGGCTGCCTTGTCCATGCTGCTTTATCGGGTGGGAGTCGGATTGTTCCGATTACTGCGAGCTCTCTTTTTTCGTTTCCCTCTGTGGCTTCTCTCCCCGCTGTTTCGATGGCTGCAACCCCTCCGGGAGCGGTTGGCCCAGGGGGCGAGACCGATCACCCGACGCTTGCAGCGGTGGAAGGAGTGGCTCCGCCGTTGGCTTTCCGGTCAACGGAACCGTGGGGAGTAA